The Pseudomonadota bacterium genome segment TGCGAGACGGCGGCCGAGCTGCGCTGCGTGGCGGCCCGGCTGAGAGCGTGTCCGATACCGCTCCCTGGAGAAAAAGGCAAGTCCGCGCTGCGCCGCCGCGCGATCAATCAGCCGGGGCCGTCGGATCCTCGTCGGCTGCGCGGTTGTGGCGGTTCATCGCGGCGCTGAGACCCTCGCGCAGCAACAGCGTCGTGGCGTTGGCAGCGCGGAGCAGCAGGCGGTCGAGCAGGGGGCGATCGGCGGGTTGAAAGCCGCCGAGGACGTGATCGACGACCTCGCCGACGCGCGGGCGTCCGACGCCGATCCTCACGCGGAAGAAGTCCCCGCTGCCCAGCAGCTCGATGATCGAACGAATGCCACGATGGCCGCCGTCGCCGCCCCCGCGCTTGACGCGAAGCCGGCCGAGCGGCAGGTCGATGTCATCGTGCAGGACCAGCAGCTGACTGAGCTCGACGCGGTAGAAGCGCGCCGCCGCGCCGACGCTCTGACCGCTCAGGTTCATGAAGGTGAGCGGTTTGAGCAGGACCGCGGCGGCCCCCCCGGCGAGGGTCCCGACCGCGGCGTCGGCATCGAGGCGCGGCGCGCCGCGCCAGGTCAAGCCTGCATCCGAGGCCAGGCGCTCGACGGCGCGAAACCCGACGTTGTGCCGACTCTCGGCGTAGCGGCCACCCGGATTGCCCAGGCCGACGACCAGCCAGCGCACGATCAGGAGGCCTTCTTGCCGCCACCCTTCGCCGGGCTCGACGAGGCCGCAGCGGCTGTGGGCGCCGCCGCTCCGCCTTCGGCCGCGCCCTCGGCAGCCGTCCCGGCGGCCGCCGCGTCGGTCTCGGCGCCGCGCCGGGGCACCATCACGCTGGCCAGGGTCTGCTCGGCTGGCATACGGACCCGTACACCCTCCGGTAGGGCGAGCTGACCGACAGCGAAGAGGTCGTTGACCTTGAGGGGGCTAACGTCGACCACGAAGCGCGCCGGGATCTTGTCGGGTGGGCACTCGACCTCGAGCTCGCGGAAGACCTGATTGAGGACGCCGCCGAGCACCAGGCCCTCGGGCCGCCCCTCGAGCACGAGGGGCACGCGCACCCGCACCGGCTTATCGAGCCGCACGCGGATGAAGTCGACGTGCGTCACCGCTCGGCTGAGCTGGTTGACCTGATAGGACTTCAGCAGCACCTGCTCCTGCTCGGCGGCTCCGCCTGCTGCGGCTCCAGCGTCGGCGGTAGCCTCGATCGTCAGGGCGATCAGCGTATTCTCGCGCTTCTCGGGATCGAGCGCGGCGTGCAGCTCCGCGGGGCTGAGTGCCAAGGCGACACTCTCGCCACCGGCGCCGTAGAGCACCGCGGGCACCAGGCCCTGCTGGCGCAGCTTTCGCGCCACCCCCGTGCCCCGCCCCGTCCGTCGCGCCGCCGTCAATTTGCCGACATGCATGTCAATCATCTGTACACCTGCCCATCCTGTAATCGCCTGCCGGAGGGCTCTCATCGCCCCGCGCGGGCAAGCAAACGATCTCGCCGCTCATGCCCTCCGAGGCACCGCCCCGAGGTCAAAACCCTCACATGAACAACGAGCTGATCGAGTCTCCGTGGTGAATGCGCTTGATCGCCTCGGCCAGGAGCTTGGCCACCGAAAGCACCTTGAGCTTCTCGGTCCCGGGCTTTCCGAGCGCCAACGGGATCGAGTTGGTGATGACCACCTCCGACAAGGGCGAGGCCGCGATGCGCGTCAGCGCAGGACCAGAAAGCACGCCATGCGCCGCTGTCGCCAGCACGCGATTGGCGCCATTCGCCATCGCGATCTCGGCGGCCTGCGCCAGCGTGCCTGCGGTGTCGATCATGTCGTCGACGATCACCGCATCCTTGCCGCGCACGTCACCGATCAGGTTCATCGCCTGGCTGACATTCGGCGCGTCGCGCCGCTTGTCGATGATCGCCAGCGAGGCGCCGAGCCGCTTCGCGAACGCCCGCGCGCGCTCGACGCCGCCGGCATCCGGCGAGACGACGACGACCTCCTGCCCGTAGAGGCGCTCGCGCAGGTAGTCGATCAAGACCGGCATCGAGAAGAGGTGATCGAAGGGGATATTGAAGAAACCCTGGATCTGTCCGGCGTGGAGGTCCATCGACAACATACGATTGGCGCCCGCAGCCGTGATCAGATCCGCAACTAGCTTGGCGGAGATCGGCGTGCGGGGCTTGACCTTGCGGTCCTGGCGCCCGTAGCCGAAGTAGGGAGCGATTGCGATGATCGAGCCGGCCGACGCGCGCTTGAGCGCGTCGATCATCACCAGCAGCTCCATCAGGTTTTGGTTGACGGGGGAGCAGGTCGGCTGCACGACGAAGCAGTTGGCGCCGCGCACGTTCTCGCCGATCTCGACGAAGGATTCGCCGTCCGAGAACTCGGTCACCCGCGCGGCGCCCAGCGGCACCTCCATGTGCCGACAGATCTCCTCAGCCAGCGCCCGGTTCGCATTTCCGGTGAAGATCGCGATAGACCTGAGCATGGCCAAGCTCCTACGACCGAGTTGGGGCGGCAGGATTCGAACCTGCGAATGGCGGAATCAAAATCCGCTGACTTACCGCTTGTCGACGCCCCAAAGACGCGATCTCAGAGACGCAATCCCAGAGACGCAATCCCAGAGACGCTAACCACACAGCGCAACCCCAAGAGCGGCAACCCGCCGGACGTGCCCTGCGCCCTCGGCTGCCGAACCGTCGATGGTTGCCAGACCGCACCAACGGCCGGAACCCCAAAGGCCGGAACCCCAACGGCCGGAACCCCAACGGCCGGAACCCCAAAGGCCGGAACCCCAAAGGCCGGAACCCCAAAGGCCGGAACCCCAAAGGCCGGAACCCCAAAGACCGGAACCCCAAAGACCGGAACCCCAAAGACCGGAACCTACGAGGCCCAGGCGCCGAAGATGGCCGCCCAACAACCCGGCCGCCGAGAGGCGGCGCGCCACCGAAGCAAACGCCCCGACGCCTGCCGCGCACGCTTATAGGGGATCGCTTGCCTCGCTGTCAAGCTCGCCGGCACGCACGGCAAGCGCCGGAATACCTGCGGAAACTGCCAATTCGGCGGCCACGGCGCGAGCCCGATCGGCGCTCTCGAAGAGGCCGAAAACCGTTGGGCCACTGCCGGTCATCGAGGCCGCATGAGCGCCCGCTGCGTGGAGCAGCCGCTTGAGGTCGGCGACCGGGGGACAGAGCCGGATCGCGGGCGCTTCGAGATCGTTCGTGATCCAGGGCAGGACCGAGGTCAAGGATCCCGTCGGCGGCACGAGCGTCGGCGGCGTGGGCGCACGCTCGCCGCGCGCCAGGCCGAGGGCAGCGTAGACCGCGGCGGTCGGGAGCGGCAGCCCCGGATTGAGCAGCACCAGATGCAGCGGCGGCAGGCCGGAAAAGGGCGTCAGCGCCTCACCGACGCCGCGCGCTCGCGCGACCCGCGGCTGCAAGAAGAAGGGCAGGTCGGCGCCCAGCTCGAGCGCCAGCGCCGCCAGCGCCGCCGGCGCCATCCCGGCCCCGAGGGCGGCGTGGTGGGCATCGAGCGCCCGCAGGACGGCGGCCCCGTCGCTGGAACCACCACCGAGACCGGCCGCGGCCCAGATCCGCTTGGTGAGGCGCAGACCGACGGCCGCGCGCACACCAATGGCATCGAGATAGCGTTGCGCCGCTCGCGCAGCGAGGTTCTGTAGCCCATCGAGCTCGGGGTGCTCGGGGCAGACACAGGTAATCGTCGTCCGCGTCGCCGGCTCGCAGCGCAGCTCGATCGTATCGGCGAGGCTGAGCGGCACAAAGACACTGTCGAGCTCATGGTAGCCATCGGCGCGACGCCCCAGCACCCGCAGCGAGAGATTGATCTTGGCGGGAGCGCGCAGCGTGAGGTCCAGAGTTGGCGACATCGGTCGGCTTCCTCGCCGGCAGCCGGGCCGGCGCGCGTACTCTAGGAGGGAAGGCGCGCTTGTCAACGCCTGGGCTGTCTGGGCAGTGGGCCGCGGGGCGGAGCGCGGCGTCGCCTTTCTGCAGACGACGCGGTGGGCTATCATGCCGCCGCCCTCGGGGCGGGGGCGGCCTCGTGCGCCCGGTGCTACCGGCGCGATCGCGGAGAAGGAGCGTTCAGAATGTGCGGTATCGTGGCTTATGTTGGCTCGGAGCGTTGCGCACCGATTCTGCTCGACGGCTTGCGGCGGCTTGAGTACCGCGGCTACGACTCAGCGGGCACGGCGATCATGGCGGGCGGCCGCACGACGATCCTGCGCGCCGAGGGCAAGCTCAACAACCTGGCGCGGCTGCTCGACGAGCAGGCGCCGCAGGGCACGGTCGGCATCGGGCACACGCGCTGGGCGACCCACGGGCGCCCCTCCGAGCAGAACGCGCATCCGCATAAGTTCGGACGGGTCGCCGTCGTGCATAACGGCATCATCGAGAACCACGCCGCCCTGCGCGCCGAGCTGAAGGGGGCGGGCCACCGCTTCGCCTCGGAGACGGATACCGAGATCGTCGCGCACCTGGTTGACGACGAGCTGGGCCGTGGGCTCGAGCCACTCGCCGCGGTGCGCGCCGCGCTCGCCCGCGTCTCCGGGGCCTACGCGATCTGCGTGCTGATCGACGGCCTGCCCGACCAGGTGATCGCCGCGCGCCATGACGCGCCGCTGATCCTCGGCGTCGGCGAGGGCGAGAACTACGTCGCCTCCGACATCCCCGCAATCCTCAACCGCACGCGCGACATCATTTCGCTCGAGCAGCACGAGGTCGCCGTCGTCGGCAGGACGGTACGCATCTTCGACGCTGAGGGGCGGCCGGTCGACCGCCGTCCCGAGCGAATCCTCTGGGACGCCGTGCTCGCCGAAAAGGGCGGCTGCAAGCACTTCATGTTGAAGGAGATCCACGAGCAGCCGCGC includes the following:
- a CDS encoding aminoacyl-tRNA hydrolase, which gives rise to MVRWLVVGLGNPGGRYAESRHNVGFRAVERLASDAGLTWRGAPRLDADAAVGTLAGGAAAVLLKPLTFMNLSGQSVGAAARFYRVELSQLLVLHDDIDLPLGRLRVKRGGGDGGHRGIRSIIELLGSGDFFRVRIGVGRPRVGEVVDHVLGGFQPADRPLLDRLLLRAANATTLLLREGLSAAMNRHNRAADEDPTAPAD
- a CDS encoding 50S ribosomal protein L25 — translated: MIDMHVGKLTAARRTGRGTGVARKLRQQGLVPAVLYGAGGESVALALSPAELHAALDPEKRENTLIALTIEATADAGAAAGGAAEQEQVLLKSYQVNQLSRAVTHVDFIRVRLDKPVRVRVPLVLEGRPEGLVLGGVLNQVFRELEVECPPDKIPARFVVDVSPLKVNDLFAVGQLALPEGVRVRMPAEQTLASVMVPRRGAETDAAAAGTAAEGAAEGGAAAPTAAAASSSPAKGGGKKAS
- a CDS encoding ribose-phosphate pyrophosphokinase; this encodes MLRSIAIFTGNANRALAEEICRHMEVPLGAARVTEFSDGESFVEIGENVRGANCFVVQPTCSPVNQNLMELLVMIDALKRASAGSIIAIAPYFGYGRQDRKVKPRTPISAKLVADLITAAGANRMLSMDLHAGQIQGFFNIPFDHLFSMPVLIDYLRERLYGQEVVVVSPDAGGVERARAFAKRLGASLAIIDKRRDAPNVSQAMNLIGDVRGKDAVIVDDMIDTAGTLAQAAEIAMANGANRVLATAAHGVLSGPALTRIAASPLSEVVITNSIPLALGKPGTEKLKVLSVAKLLAEAIKRIHHGDSISSLFM
- a CDS encoding 4-(cytidine 5'-diphospho)-2-C-methyl-D-erythritol kinase, whose amino-acid sequence is MSPTLDLTLRAPAKINLSLRVLGRRADGYHELDSVFVPLSLADTIELRCEPATRTTITCVCPEHPELDGLQNLAARAAQRYLDAIGVRAAVGLRLTKRIWAAAGLGGGSSDGAAVLRALDAHHAALGAGMAPAALAALALELGADLPFFLQPRVARARGVGEALTPFSGLPPLHLVLLNPGLPLPTAAVYAALGLARGERAPTPPTLVPPTGSLTSVLPWITNDLEAPAIRLCPPVADLKRLLHAAGAHAASMTGSGPTVFGLFESADRARAVAAELAVSAGIPALAVRAGELDSEASDPL